The Oncorhynchus kisutch isolate 150728-3 linkage group LG14, Okis_V2, whole genome shotgun sequence genomic sequence CATGTTCTGAAGGAGCTAATGTTGGACAAACTCCTGAACCGCTACCTGATGATGACGCTACTCAACGAGACCCACTCACATGACTCTGTCCACACATGTAAAAAGGTGTGTAGGTGAATCGCATGTGTGTCTAATGTTCATGTATTGTCTATGGAGGTTTCAAGTTGTTTTCTTGGGGAATAATTGCTCTGCTGTCTTTTGAGATGACTCAGTTTAGTGGTGTCATTTTCTCTCGCTGAGCAGGTCGCGGTGTGTTTTCCTAAGTCCTGGTTTAAAGACCTGAGCTCCTGTCCCTCTCAGCTGAAGTCCTTCAGTGACCACCTCCTCCAGACTGCCCATTCAGTCTGCAAACAGCAGCCTGACCACCCCAACACACGGTAACACTGCCTGCCTACCTCAAATGTACTTTTAGGCAGATTAATGTACCATGGTGAAGGTAGTGTTTTGATGTTAATGTATGTAATGTGGTTTCTGTAGGGCTGTGGTGAGCGAAGTGCTGACTGTTTTGGGAAGCATCCAGGCCTGGGACAAGGTAGAGACGATATCGGACAAATACCATTACAAAGACCTGGTGGACACACTCAAACTGTCCTAGTGTGTCCTACTGTGTCAACCATACATCATGTAATATGTGTTGCaactttatttgtatttttttaatctaTAAATAAATATTTGAGATGTTTGAACAAATGTTTGGTCCAGTTGCCTTCCTTCCTGTTTTTGCTTCTGGTCTTATCTCACAAGAAAAAGGTAGAGCGCTTGTAGCTTCATCCCCAGGGCTAAAAATGCATCCATCCTTTCTTGTAAAAATGTGTTGAATGGGTGTTTTTTGTGTGTAGAGGAGCAAAAAAATAATTGTACAGTATGTAATGGCAGTGTTTTCTTTCTTTTAAATTTGATGTACGCAAAATGTATCAAGGATCGATTACAATGGGAACCATTAGCAGACACATGTTTTCACTACGATCTCTTTAGGCTGGTAACACCCACCGATGGTCTCCATGGAAACGTCGTCCACCACGGAAAAAGGGGAAAAAGTATCAGCAGTAACGCTAACGTTAGTTCTCTGACCTTGACAAGACATACTATACAGTCTTTGACCAAATTGATTATTATGAACCAATTTCAGAATTTGATAAATGACTGTCTTATCGATACAAAACACGTGGAAAGCGCTGTCATTCTGGTTGCAAAGACTGCAGCAGTAACTGCGGCGTCTGCAAGGTTTCAGGCAAGTTCGTCATGTCGCTTTTGTTGTAAAAATTTTAAATGAACATTCAGACATCGCAATTCAAAGCCCACTTCACAGGGCACCCCATTGTGTAGCAACTACTTATCTTCCAAAACCTCAAATTGGAAGAGGTATTGTGGTGCAATATATTATAGTTTTCAGAATTCATGATTTTCCACATATGGGGTTGAGGCAATTGGATGGATCAAAGCAATGAGGAAGTGGATTCATCTGGGAGCCTAAAAACCATCTGTCTCTGATCAGATTCATTATGTTACCCTTCACACTGTAACTTTACAGGTTCTTCCTACACAAGCCCAGATTTTCATAGACTCTTTCAAGCACATGACATCGACCAGAGAGCGGGGCTTCTACTTTCAAGACAAATCATACACCTGTGTCCGAGCTGACAGGAACTCCATCTACTGCAAATGTGTCAGTCATCATCACTCATCACAATTTATGAATATATGTATGATTTGTCTCCAGTTTTCCAGCAGTGGTTTTGCACTTTAGTGCAGCTATACTGGCCTGTACTTGTTTTGTTGTTGAAAGGGTATGTCTGGTCTGATGGATATTTTTCTCTTAACAGGGAACACATGGCTTGATTCTTGTGAAGACTGCTCTGTACATTATAGTGGCCACATACAACGACAGCATGTACCCTAGCGTGTGTGTGGAGGCTGTCGAGAAACTAGGTAGGGGAATGTTGATGCTTCTTACAGCATAAAGTTAATTAAACAGCAGGTTTTAAAGGCGATGGATTATTGACTGTGTATTATGTACAAGTCAGATATGAGGGTTACTTGTTTTAGGTGTAATATCATGagctatatatttttattttatttaaccaggcaagtcagttaagaacaaattcttattttcaatgacggcctaggaacagtgggttaactgcctgttcaggggcagaacaacagatttgtaccttgtcagctcgggggtttgaactcacaaccttccggttactagtccaacgctctaaccactaggctacactgccattTCAGCTGTGTACCTCAAGGAAAAGGGAAAATGAAGCAAGACCTGAAGAGGAGCAGCGTTCTGATGGATGAAACTGATGAAGTGGACTGGTCAAGTTAAACAGTTGCCTACAGGTCCATGTTAGGCCACCTGCTAATTGAGGACAAACATGTTTAGGAGAAAGTTGGTGTGCGTTTGTTTTCTTTCTTTGAACTTGCCCCTGTCCCCTCTCGCAGTATACAGGTTTAACCACTAGGTGGTAGTAAATAGTAAATAACCCAGCTGTGTGGTCCAAGAACAGTTTTTAGTGCTGAGATCCTCTTAGAACAGGGATTATGACCAACCATGGTCAATGAGATGCTGTAGTTCCAGCCCTGCTCTATCACATCTGATTCTACTCCTCAGCAAACAGACATGGTTTTGGGGCTTCGTGGCTAAAGGCCTTTTTAAACTGTCTGTTCATCGCAGACTTTCTGTTCAAACGCTTCAATTACTCTCCAACCCCTTCTGGTGATAACATGATTAACCTAACTACACACTCGCACTTTACACATAtgcgcatgaacacacacacacacaccctgacgtAGCCTTGATGAGTGTTTCAGAGCTGAAGCTGTGTAAATGAATTTCCTCATGTGAACAAATAAAGGAAATCTGTAACTTGAGTCAAAACATCAAAGATCCCCCACCATATTTGACAGTAGGGATGAGGTGTTTTCTgcatatgtgttgttgtttcggaAGGCCAAACCCACCATCTGACCATACCACTGCCTGGAGTTTGCTAATTGGCTTTGACACTTGTATTGTTGCTATGGTTatatgacatgaaaatagagctctggCCACACTGCAGCAGTGGCTTTGGCCTTCGAAAGAACAACACATTTTCAGAAAATACCTCATCCCTACTGTAAAATATTgtggtggatctttgatattATGCGGCTATTTTGCCGCATAAGGGGCCCTTATgaggggcccttgttaaggtcaacggcatcatgaactttacccagtaccaggacatttttgccaaaaacctggttgcctctgccaggaggcagaaacttggccgcaagtggatcttccagcaagacaacaaCCCCAAGCATAAAATCATAAATGTTTTAGCAATGTAGCTGGCTTTCTGTATTATtgattttatacagtctttttttcCTCATCTTTGTCAAGGGATCCAATAATTCCAGACTCCACAGTACATGCTGCAGAGAGACAAACAAGAATGCATGGTAGCACACAGACTTCCTGCACTCTCTGTCACATGCGGTTAGGGCACCTGTGCTTTTAAAGGAATGTGACCTTTGTTGTCAAGTTCTGGTTGAAACCTCTAAAAATGGAAGCAGGGCGGTCACAAAGAATCAGCCGCCTGTCCATGtggttacacacacactctgacacgtCTCCTGAATTCCTCAGAGAGAATTTGTGCTTGTGTCAGCCTGCATGATTGGTTAGAAGAAGAGAGACCTTTTTAACATGGAGAACAACATTTATCAAGcacagagtaccacagtatgagtcataaaaaCCATAAAACTGTGGTCAAaaaaggaaatggttccaatcatttttccctcattcattttagaaacacttaaaataattactgtgttttgataaccgtgtaaatctctctaggacaacaTTATTTATATCGATATAGTCGCCTGAATTtaaccccccacccacccactaaTTACTGTAGCATTTTAGAATCCAATAGAGCCGATATGTCACCCTGTCCAGAGAGAGTTACAtcatcaaaacgtcacgccagggtcgGTCTACACGAAACGctgcccttatttcaagtgtttctaaaattcccAATTGGAAAAATTTATTGTGCAAAAAAatcgattggaaccatttccctgtttgactgctaggttgcatgggtattatgacacctccccTGTGGGGCTCTATTATCAACAGAACTCACAGGAAAACAGATATTTTGTCATTTGAAGGCATATTATTTCTTTGTGTTAGCGAAGAATACTTTTTCACAAGGGAGAAACAGCAGTGAGACAGTGGATGAAAGGTTACGTAATGATCCTACAGTGAGATTGAGGCACAGACGAGGACTATGGGTAAATGAGAGGCAGTGGTGCGCACTAACAACTCTAGTGTCCTGCTACGTCTGCATAGTGACATCTCTTAAGTGCACCACATGACCCACTTATCAGAGGTGCGCACTAACAACTCTAGTGTCCTGCTACGTGTGCATAGTGACATCTCTTAAGTGCACTCCATGACCCACTTATCAGAGGTGCGCACTAACAACTCTAGTGTCCTGCTACGTCTGCATAGTGACATCTCTTAAGTGCACCACATGACCCACTTATCAGAGGTGCGCACTAACAACTCTAGTGTCCTGCTACGTCTGCATAGTGACATCTCTTAAGTGCACTCCATGACCCACTTATCAGAGGTGCGCACTAACAACTCTAGTGTCCTGCTACGTGTGCATAGTGACATCTCTTAAGTGCACTCCATGACCCACTTATCAGAGGTGCGCACTAACAACTCTAGTGTCCTGCTACGTCTGCATAGTGACATCTCTTAAGTGCACTCCATGACCCACTTATCAGAGGTGCGCACTAACAACTCTAGTGTCCTGCTACGTGTGCATAGTGACATCTCTTAAGTGCACTCCATGACCCACTTATCAGAGGTGCGCACTAACAACTCTAGTGTCCTGCTACGTGTGCATAGTGACATCTCTTAAGTGCACTCCATGACCCACTTATCAGAGGTGCGCACTAACAACTCTAGTGTCCTGCTACGTCTGCATAGTGACATCTCTTAAGTGCACTCCATGACCCACTTATCAGAGGTGCGCACTAACAACTCTAGTGTCCTGCTACGTGTGCATAGTGACATCTCTTAAGTGCACTCCATGACCCACTTATCAGAGGTGCGCACTAACAACTCTAGTGTCCTGCTACGTGTGCATAGTGACATCTCTTAAGTGCACCACATGACCCACTTATCAGAGGTGCGCACTAACAACTCTAGTGTCCTGCTACGTCTGCATAGTGACATCTCTTAAGTGCACTCCATGACCCACTTATCAGAGGTGCGCACTAACAACTCTAGTGTCCTGCTACGTGTGCATAGTGACATCTCTTAAGTGCACTCCATGACCCACTTATCAGAGGTGCGCACTAACAACTCTAGTGTCCTGCTACGTGTGCATAGTGACATCTCTTAAGTGCACCACATGACCCACTTATCAGAGGTGCGCACTAACAACTCTAGTGTCCTGCTACGTCTGCATAGTGACATCTCTTAAGTGCACTCCATGACCCACTTATCAGAGGTGCGCACTAACAACTCTAGTGTCCTGCTACGTGTGCATAGTGACATCTCTTAAGTGCACTCCATGACCCACTTATCAGAGGTGCGCACTAACAACTCTAGTGTCCTGCTACGTGTGCATAGTGACATCTCTTAAGTGCACTCCATGACCCACTTATCAGAGGTGCGCACTAACTCCATTGTACGGTATGTGACTGAAGTCTCTCACTGGAACTTTAACACAGTGGTGGGAAACACTCCTGGAGATACACAGTTTTCTCCACCCCTGCACCAACAGCAGCTAACCACACAATGTCCTGTCTGTAACTTGAAGACTGATGTTAGCAGATGCCAAgcttttagctcagtgggctCACATAGTCTTGAGTCATGCCACCAACTCCCATGTTCATTATATTTAATATCACCATTGTTTGGTTGTTTGTTAATATGTGCTGGAGAAAAAGGGAGGTGTGTATatttcctggtgtgtgtgtgtgtgtgtgtgtatgtattttccTTGACgtggcctctctctctgcatgccaGTCTTGGTTGGTTTGTGTTTTTGGCTCAGAGACAGTCGCTTCATTATTttttgagatgtgtgtgttacaTAAATGATGGTCCTACACAGTCATAATCTAATCATTCCCATGACTGAGGCAGTAGGAGCAGAGACCCAATCTGCctttccttctcccctcttctaGTCTCTATATCCCACTCTTTCACTCTCGTTTTCTGGGAGTTCTTCTCCTAATCTAGACATTAATGAACAGATTAGTTCAGACAGGCAAGGATAGGATAGTCAGAGACACACAATAACTCTGTTCTCATGGAGAGGAATGCCTGTTCTGTTGGCAGGTCAATAGGTAGGTGATCGGGGGTTGTGTGGAAGTTGTATGCTGGTTGTGTTCTCTAAAAGGTTAAGGGAGAGTTGTGTGCGTTTATTGGTCGAGTCAAAGTTGTGTAGGCCTACAGTTATGCTGTTGTTCTCAATGGAAAAGGTTGTCTTTGTGTGTTGTAGGACTAAGGTCAGCAACAATAAATGATTCCGTCAGCaacctttttattcagagtgaaaGACCTTATCATCTAACATTTGATTGGCTCATTCAGATCATTTGATCATTGTTCCAgctctcaaatacacacacactcacacgtgcGCAAGGCGTAAGTAATGCAGTATGATAAATCTTCACAGTTCATAAAAGCAACATGAAGCATATTAACAATAGTCAAAGTAGGTCTGCTCCTACGTGTGTGTGATTGTAGCATGGGGTCTGGTTTAGCCCACTGATCAACAGTACTACTCCTAGTAGGAGCAGGAACTATGGACAGGATTattcaatgaagtgtttgttgACATTCATAGAGAGACTAATAGTTCTCAAGCATCAAACGTCtcagttagatgtaaaattgcgcgaCTAAGACTTCCTTGGTAAAAACGTCAAAatcaatgacagatttcttgatttatctGAGATGAATTCTgcctattttgaggaagtgttgcTGGGTATGTTGTTGCTACGGTGGCTCAAGAGACAAACTTTATATTGACGGGAAAAGTCAGGAGGCAAATTCCCAGTCAAAGCTGAATTAAATTCCCATGCCATACTCAagcctccctctatttctctgtctcgttccctctctttcaACCTCACTTCATTGGTTCTCCAATCTTATTCgcttgtctctctttttctccataGCCAAATCCAAAGCTCTACCCCCCACCacaccctgtttctctctctccctctttgtctgtcTTTGTGCCACTGAGTTGCTCTCTCTGCTCAATGTAGTCAGGTTGGGTGGTAAGAGGGGAATGTATATAGCAGAGACGATGGGTCTTACAGAGTGTGGGAGATGAGAGTGTGAGGGTCTTTTAGGAACAAGAGTGCGGagcacgagtgtgtgtgtgtgtgtgaatatccGTGGGGGTGAGCTTCTCCTGTGTCACATTCCAGCTTCCAGGGCTCGATCCCTGCCTGCTGAGAGACGGACCTGGAAAACTTTGGAAAATCATTATTGGAAAACTGTGATTGGAAGCTGGAAAGTCTATTAAAACTATCCCTTTTGTGACTTCATATTGTTGCTGTAGGAGTGACTCCCCCTCTGCTGCTGTTGTTTTTGAGTCTCTGGGCTTTGGATAGTGGTCTCACTGGAGCCGTGCTGATGCTCTCCGGATTACTACGGCCAGAGGGGAGAGAACATGGAACTTTAACCGTGTTTCGTTGGAAGGGATTTATAATCTGGATCATAGATATGTAAGTATGAACAGTACTAGAGTCTTTAGTCAACAAGCAACTACAGTCTTTTCTATATGTAAATATCATCCTTAATATAAATACATCTGGCTTTAGACTTAAACATAGCACTGCTAGCACCACAATGCTTGTTGGGTGTGATATTGGAAACGTCTTGGATAAATAGAAAAAGTTGTGCTGCCATGTTTATTGACCTTTGCAAAGCTTTTGACGGTGTTGATCATGGAACTCTGTTAAATCAGCTGTCTTCGATTGGATTGGGCGCTGATGTTTGCTTATGGTTCAATAATTATCTCCATGAAAGAACCCaagtcattttttatttattttacctttatttaaccaggcaagtcagttaagaacacattcttattttcaatgacggcctgggaacagtgggttaactgcctgttcaggggcagaacgacagatttgtaccatgtcagctcgggggtttgaactcgcaaccttccggttactagtccaacgctctaaccactaggctacgctgccgccccaagtcATCATTGCAGATGGTATCAAATCTGAGTTTCTAGCGTTTCAAAAAGGTGTCCCATAAGGCTCAGTACTATCTCCGTTATTGTTTTAACATCTATATTAACAACATAAATGACAAAATGAGATTAATTGTCAAATTAATTTATACTCTGATGTTACTGTGTTATACTCCATCGCTCCTACTATTGGCAAAGCATTTTCACATTTGAAATCCGATTTCTGGCACTTCAGAAGACACTTTCTGATCTTAAATTGGTGCTAAATGCTAACAAAACAACATATATTCTCTTCTCTAGACATCATTTGTTATCTACAGTTGcaagaaaagtatgtgaaccctttggaattacctggatttctgcatacatTTGTCAaaaaatgtgatctgatcttccCCTAAGTCAAAACAATAGACAAAAACACTGTGCTAAAACgaatatattgaatacataatttaacattcacagtgtaggttgggaaaagtatgcgAACCCCtaaggctaatgacttctccaaaagataattggagtcaggagtcagctaacctggagtcaatGAGACGAgtttggagatgttggttagagctgccttgccaaataaaaaacacatgaagcattgcctgatgggaaccatgcctcgaacaaaagagatgtCAGAAGACCTAGGATTAAGaatggttgacttgcataaagctggaaagggttacaaaagtatctctaaaagtcttgatgttcatcagtccactgtaagacaaattgtctataaattgagaaagttcagcactgttgctactctcccaaggagtggccgtcctgcaaagatgactgcaagagcacagcgcagaatgctcaacgAGGTTAAGAAGAAttctagagtgtcagctaaagacttacagaaatctctggaacatgctaacatctctgttgacgagtctacgatacgtaaaacactaaacaagaatgttgttcatgggaggacaccacggaagaagccactgctgtccaaaaaacccattgctgcatgtctgaagttcgcaaaagagcacttgatactaaggtcagggtgtgacactctggttTTAAAACTCACCACTGTTCCTTATATCTACAAGTAGGTTGGGTCTCTTTAACCGACAGAAGAGAGCAGTAGTTTGTAATTTATATATAAAGAGTTAATGCAAAAAAACACTTCCAATGTATCTGACATCTCTAATCTCTTATAGAATTACTAATTATAAAACTAGGTCAATGAATTACATTACACTTTCAGATCCCTCCCAGTTTCTACACAGATCGGAAAATGCGCCTTGAGTTATGCTGCACTTTACATAAATGAACAACTTACAAAAAACTCTTAGAATAGATGTTCCGCTCCCTCCTTAGGAAATAAAACAAAATCGATATCTGATCTGTTAAATGCTAATTGTGGATGTTTTTCTTAATGCGTATATATGTCTTTTATTTGTGCATATATGTGCTTTTTCTTTGTATTGAAAACAGGGCTCAGTGGATCTGCTGtataaataaaatgaataataataataataattgttaaCGTTAATGGTCCTTTAACGTTTCTGATGGATGAGTTGGAAATAGGACATACATgtgtgacattgtgtgtgtgtgtgtgtgtcattgtgtgtgtgtcattgtgtgtgtgtcattgtgtgtgtgtgtgtgtgtgtgtgtgacattgtgtgtgtgtcattgtgtgtgtgtcattgtgtgtgtgtgtgtgtgtgtgtgtgtgtgtgtgtgtgtgtgtgtgtgtgtgtgtgtgtgtgtgtgtgtgtgtgtgtgtgtgtgtgtgtgtgtgtgtgtgacattgtgtgtgtgtgtgtgacattgtgtgtgtgtgtgtgttttagggtgtgtgtgtatgtgtgtctgtgtgacattgtgtgtgtatgtgtatgtatgtgtgtgtgtgtgtgtgtgtgtgtgtctgtgtgtgtgtgtgtgtgtgtgtgtgtgtgtgtgtgtgtgtgtgtgtgtgtgtgtgtgtgtgtgtgtgtgtgtgtgtgtgtgtgtgtgtgtgtgtgtgtgtgaaattgtgtgtgtgtgtgtttgggggggggatgtttgtgtgtatgtgtgtgttttagggtGTGTGTGGTATCTAGAGAAGCATAATAACAGCTTGTCCTCCTCATTCCACCACTGTCTGTGGGTTGGGCTGCAGGGTGTAGGAAACACACAGCCACTGGCACCAGCAAACAGTCCGTTTAATTAATTtatcaaaggggggggggggggcttcagaAAGGCCTGATGCCTCATATCAGAGGGATCTCATGGGAGGATGAGAGGAATCAGTTGCAGTGAAAATATCCActactctcactctcactctcaaaTCTACAAACCTATATTATTTCCCTTTCTTACTCTCACTCTCCATCTTTGTCTGTATTCCCATTCGCTCTTTAAGCAGATTCATGATATGATAatgggatacttcaggattttggcaatgaacccatttatctacttccccagagccaGATTAACTCGTGGATAACATTACTATGTCTCTGCgttcagtttgaaggaagttgctatcTAGTGATAGctcaattgctaactagcgttagtgcaATAACTGGcagccaatgactggaagtctatggtaactgctagcatgctagtagataccatagacttccagtcattgcactaacgcCAGTTAGCATTGGCAGGAGAAACTACCTCCctcttccttcatactggatgcagacaCATAAAAATgatatccacaagttcatctgattctggggaagtagataaagggcttcattgccaaaatcccaaagtatccctttaaaagcagaaagagagaaaaggccAATGTCACTATGCATCAGTTTCAGAGTCAACACAGGCATGCTTTTTGGGCTAAATTTGGTCTGGAACCTGGAGGCATGGTTTCTCTGGAATATTAAGGCCAGTGTGGtcagagctctgtgtgtgtgtgtgtgtgtgtgtgtctgtgtctgtgtgtgtgtgtgttttgtcatgaTTCTGCACACACTGGTCAGAGTCATTCCAAAGTGGGGTAGGAGTTGAGCAGTGTAGGAAGCCCAGTTTAAAACAGCACAGGGACTCTGCACAACATTGGACTATTGTGCTGTAAggcactgtgtgtctgtctgtatacaTCTTTGTGTTTTACCAAAGCGATAGGTTTTAGTCTGCAGAAAGAGAGTGGTGACTTGAagaagaaaacagagagaaggagacataCAAACAGAAAGAGGAGAAAACTAATTAGAAGGAAAAGAAAGAAGAGTTCATGAACTGTTGAGTGTTTAGTCGAGTCGATCTAACTGTATCAGACTGTAATCCGTTTAGTTGAATGTTCTAACGAACTGTAACGATGTCTAACGAGCTGAAACCACCGTTAATTAACAAGGCGTGTGTGAGCCGAGTCTGACTCTTATAAAACTCACCTATCACATCAGCTCAGTTTGATTGATAAGGAAATCTGACAAACCATGCATAGATATTAGTAGATTTAATTTCACCTTCAGCTGATCTGTGATCAGTTTTCAGCTGATCTGGGCAGTTTCCAGCTGATCTGGGCAGTTTTCAGCTGATCTGCGCCTTTTCCAGCTGATCTGCGCCTTTTCCAGCTGATCTGGGCAGTTTTCAGCTGATCTGGTCAGTTTTCAGCTGATCTGTGGTCAGTTTTCAGCTGATCTGGTCAGTTTTCAGCTGATCTGTGGACAGTTCTCAGCTACGttgttctcttgttctctcctttctctctctccgtccatcaCAAAGCTGCATTCCTGGATTGTTTCACTGACACctgtgtgtcacacacacacgcacgcacacacacacacacacacacacacacacacacacacacacacacacacacacaggccacgcAGAGCGATGGAGAAAGGAAGTGAtatggaaagagaaggagagagattttTAAAGGGTGGTGTTCAGCCTGAGattgtgttttgtttttctaATGAGGGTGAGAAGGTCAGCCCCcaggaaggaacacacacacagaccctactCCCCGTCTCAACCCGCTGTGATACTGTGGTtgcatttagacaggcagcccaattctgatctttagTCTGTCTAAACGCAGTAGCCTACAGTCCCCTGTTCCTCATTTTTGGTACTGTCAGTATCATCTCCATGGAGGATAGATTAAAGACATGTTCTGGAACTTTGGCGACTACCAACTATTCtttaaacctcc encodes the following:
- the pfn4 gene encoding profilin-4 — encoded protein: MNQFQNLINDCLIDTKHVESAVILVAKTAAVTAASARFQVLPTQAQIFIDSFKHMTSTRERGFYFQDKSYTCVRADRNSIYCKCGTHGLILVKTALYIIVATYNDSMYPSVCVEAVEKLAVYLKEKGK